GATCTGGTCGGGCCGACGGAGGTCGCCCGGCTGCGCGCCACGCTCGCGCGGCTCAACCCGGAGGCGAGGATCGTTCCCGTCGTTCACGGGCAGGTGGCCCTCGAACAGGTGCTGGGCACCGGGCTGTTCGACGTCGAGCGGGCCCAGCAGGCGCCGGGCTGGGTCAAGGAGCTCAACGGCGACCACGTCCCGGAGACCGAGGAGTACGGGATCTCCTCGCTCGTGTTCCGCTCGGACCTGCCGTTTCACCCCGGCCGACTGTGGACCTTCGTCACCAAGGGCCTCGACAGCGGGACGTTCGGGCAGATCCTGCGCTCCAAGGGGTTCTTCTGGCTGGCCGGCCGCCCCCGGGTGACCGGGCTGTGGTCCCAGGCCGGTGCGGTGGCCCGCTTCGAGCCCTCGGGCGCCCGCGGACCGGACACCGCACAGGGCCAGGAACTCGTGTTCATCGGCACGGGCCTCCGCGCGGACGCGCTGCGGGCGGCCCTGGAGTCCTGCCTCCTCGGGCCGGGCGAACCCGTGCCCGCCGTGGACCCCTTCCCGGACTGGGAGACGTACGGGATCGACGACGCCTGCGAGCACGAACACGAACGCGGGCAGGCCACGGGCACGGCCGCCTGAAGACCCGGGGCCGGACGGTGGTCGCAGCCACGGCACCGTCCGGTCCCGCCCGTCACTCCCAGGGGGTGCCGTCCGTCAGTCGATGACGGCGGTGGCTTCGATCTCCACCAGGTGCTCGGGTACGTCCAGCGCCGCGACACCGATCATGGTGGCCGGCGGGACCGGCACGGCGCCGCCCAGTCGCTTGGCCGCCCGGGTGATGCCCTCCAGCAGCAGCGGCATCTTGTCGGGGGTCCAGTCGACGACGTAGACGGTCAGCTTCGCCACGTCGTCGAAGCCGGCGCCGACCCCGTCCAGGGCGGCGGCGATGTTGACGTAGCACTGCTCCACCTGGGCGGCGAGGTCACCTTCGCCCACCGTGACGCCATCGGCACCCCAGGCGACCTGCCCGGCGATGAAGACCAGCTTCGACCCGGTCGCGACCGACACCTGCCGGTAGACGGGGATCTCCGGCAATCCGTTGGGGTTCACCAGGGTGATGGCCATGCTGCCCGCCTCCATGCCTAACGAGAGCCGCCCGGCCAGGCGCTCTCTTGTGGTTACTCAGGAACCGTAGGAGAGTGTCCGCTGACATGGAAGAACGCACTTTCCGGTGACTGGGGAACCAGATGGTGACCAAGCAGTACAGCGGCTCGCCCGAGGATGCGGACCTGCGGCGCGCGGACTCCCTGGCCCGGG
This genomic window from Streptomyces sp. NBC_01351 contains:
- a CDS encoding GTP-binding protein, whose product is MTGTTAAPLPVTVLSGFLGAGKTTLLNHVLGNREGLRVAVIVNDMSEVNIDAALVRGGEAALSRTEERLVEMTNGCICCTLRDDLLEEVDRLAREGRFDYLLIESSGISEPMPVAATFSFPRDDGATLGDLARLDTMVTVVDAANFLPELAGGDELAARGLDQYEDDERTVSDLLIDQIEFADVIVLNKLDLVGPTEVARLRATLARLNPEARIVPVVHGQVALEQVLGTGLFDVERAQQAPGWVKELNGDHVPETEEYGISSLVFRSDLPFHPGRLWTFVTKGLDSGTFGQILRSKGFFWLAGRPRVTGLWSQAGAVARFEPSGARGPDTAQGQELVFIGTGLRADALRAALESCLLGPGEPVPAVDPFPDWETYGIDDACEHEHERGQATGTAA
- a CDS encoding RidA family protein — translated: MAITLVNPNGLPEIPVYRQVSVATGSKLVFIAGQVAWGADGVTVGEGDLAAQVEQCYVNIAAALDGVGAGFDDVAKLTVYVVDWTPDKMPLLLEGITRAAKRLGGAVPVPPATMIGVAALDVPEHLVEIEATAVID